In Xiphophorus maculatus strain JP 163 A chromosome 18, X_maculatus-5.0-male, whole genome shotgun sequence, a single genomic region encodes these proteins:
- the cep295 gene encoding centrosomal protein of 295 kDa isoform X2: MKRKMSKLRLSPNEEARIIREELDRRRKLRIQQVREQQRQIALQIRREVEQRRQQELRQLEEQLREDWERRQREKLHTLQSLYLESLQLIGQSHRSAKETEVELAAAAQREEEHHAKAEERYCEALKELKIQKTKEQERQKRSINARKKALQTEKERSAKVARLPPPPPDPIQDIDPRKSHMVKRSNLNAFATTRYHMPESAVAKEPEALQSDARLEADLESRRLQELQREEDRRREEQLEKARVRGRQALRREQLEQDRERLLVELQHLQQTDLLRRRQQVSRMPPQIFQPLYQRQEAREELQRELEFAFEDMYTGERRVKGDLVVQLVPEPLPTSSSTDLDLDPDQDLDVTVDENAEPEAENIQNDFGDEVEGREQEAADGATPPRQALRKLLDRIRSQRTDWINGSSQVPAADSPSVDTELIPERDMSIETGSLTPEALSEPGVPAPTVEPAEPPPAAERSLPANFLSRIQEAEEERKKREAELEVEKQQQLALLQELEEQKAELEQMLQEAQREREQLRAAAQQEALLLQPQVPVQDRSPISLTSEEEAVAPAEEGVSTRRLRQYQQRLLEQNRIHQRSVEVARQRLEEYQRALRIRHNLTATALLRPPVHPAFLAPPSESHPATPSVPSGVSLPAFSSSAGSSVPSITNRFNSLRPDAASLADSQRIMERVAKLLPDRPRASPVAAGPYEPDAAHGSASSSATFDPMTLTSREADRRRRVCLQEAQRRVVEQRAALMLQKEQQEEERLRAEEELQHMRRQKEALQALIDADRRSGSDSPSEASDPQEAERKRLQLLATLLRAIEESNGGSLSHLEEPEDGDDSLQPDLRGRAPLVPSVVPPEPSGLLHPPRNQKPPVTRVKLGFKWMIPQQHELSAIQEVETPVNMSRVTGCRPNSAELRLVFSGPEDDDPSHPQEGSGFFSTADRTALSVSVSSCRPDSAGRRVAFLGPEDDIPSIPADYNLRCRSAKRRVVFSDTEGDMRARSADGNLQDSVHDTRQSGSVSSCRKDSAGRRVVFSGPEDDVPSRLSDVNLQDSSAKTRVVSSGPENDFPLWPADSSLQGDSVSLSTSDRTAQSLSVSSFRADSAGRRVVFSGPEDAVPSLPAEVNLQDGSVESRVGSETSCRLPWRERLLSGAATTPESSDSDSAMKATSPPCSDSGRGADSPGPAALSSRFPSEALCRFAGSDCLSSTTISSGSYVSTDPEQNVDDPRLFNPTGPGSGGVSCAGFRDSSVPAGLPVDSVFNDSVIQRIIDKYTRELDVSLSAAGTTTDSDALEESGSSLSQPSRTEDETSARRRDVRRHPTAGQDPNPEQTTPGHPALERFCPVDPDQNPSCLAPERLSVLERLVGQPSAHSSMIGARPGPPDRSGWDSTLSRMIGRLSQQSDSPGPGFCAGHDTSERSWSDELPEEIRMRVLVGELQVSADQHSESSGERSSAAESREPSGLQRCLAGSPPASNPVLQNRAGLEDLDPHGADDSFHLLQPEITHNETAEPSVTFQLPDLNTSDDPSLEQLRVEEPHGRREVQESFSRLVISECVQQDSVLMSSPALRTLPHVSRAPGTPPHVSPAPRTPPCVSPAPGTPPRVSPAPGTPPRVSPAPRTPPCGFREASALGSSETKSSRVSVPVCERQEVFSTSEITPESDEERGILEQSQITLVSLTDTTLQDAVATDDEGLQDGDGADSITDGQETMETEPTEGAESTLAHQTPSASLLVSLWSPGRNLQDVFQQRRRVLMQRSDRRVQEIKAKRAAARNGPGRVLVEGRDPGRAAVQTVPRKETAEDRKRAERKLRPPPPGRRSSPQIGTDVRISDPDQRKRNLSEMHQRTQRLYEQLEEVKQQRAARSRQEDWARNRLRAKEFHRVGAFPPPGSCSRTAAHSDFPSQKTLQKLRAKQTPTF; the protein is encoded by the exons atgaagagaaaaatgtcGAAATTAAGATTGAGTCCCAACGAAGAGGCTCGTATAATACGTGAGGAGCTTGACAGGCGGAGGAAACTACGGATCCAGCAG GTGCGGGAGCAGCAGCGGCAGATTGCGCTGCAGATCCGGCGGGAGGTGGAGCAGCGCCGGCAACAGGAGCTGCggcagctggaggagcagctgagggAGGACTGGGAGAGGCGTCAGAGGGAGAAGCTACACACGCTGCAGAGTTTGTATCTGGAGAGCCTGCAGCTCATCGGTCAGAGCCACAGAAGCGCCAAGGAAACC GAAGTTGAGCtggcagctgcagctcagagagaggaggagcaTCATGCTAAAGCAGAGGAGCGTTACTGTGAAGCTTTGAAGGAACTCAAGATCCAAAAAACTAAAGAGCAGGAGAGACAGAAACG ATCCATCAATGCGAGGAAGAAAGCGCTGCAGACGGAGAAGGAACGATCAGCTAAAGTGGCCAGACTCCCGCCGCCTCCGCCTGATCCCATCCAG GACATCGATCCCAGGAAGTCCCACATGGTGAAGAGATCGAATCTGAACGCCTTCGCTACCACTCGCTATCACATGCCAGAGAGCGCCGTGGCGAAGGAGCCGGAGGCGCTGCAG TCTGATGCCAGACTGGAAGCTGACCTGGAGTCCAGGAGGCTGCAGGAGCTCCAGAGGGAGGAGgacaggaggagagaggagcaGCTGGAGAAGGCCCGGGTCAGAGGGAGGCAGGCCCTGAGGAGGGAGCAGCTGGAGCAG GACCGGGAGCGCCtcctggtggagctgcagcacCTGCAGCAGACCGACCTGCTGCGGCGGAGGCAGCAGGTGTCCCGGATGCCACCACAGATCTTCCAGCCTCTCTACCAGAGGCAGGAGGCCAGGGAGGAACTCCAGAGGGAACTGGAGTTTGCCTTCGAGGACATGTACACCGGAGAGAGAC GGGTAAAAGGTGACCTGGTGGTCCAGCTGGTACCGGAGCCTCTCCCAACCTCATCCAGCACCGATCTGGATCTGGACCCGGATCAGGACCTGGATGTCACTGTGGATGAAAACGCCGAACCCGaagcagaaaatattcagaatgaCTTTGGGGATGAAGTTGAAGGCAGagagcaggaagcagcagatg GCGCAACTCCTCCCAGACAGGCGCTCCGGAAACTCCTGGATCGGATCCGGAGCCAAAGAACCGACTGGATCAACGGCAGCAGCCAGGTTCCTGCAGCGGATTCTCCGTCCGTCGACACAGAGCTGATCCCAGAGCGAGACATGAGCATCGAAACCGGATCTCTGACCCCCGAGGCGCTCAGTGAACCCGGCGTGCCTGCACCGA CTGTGGAACCAGCAGAACCGCCACCAGCAGCAGAACGTTCACTTCCTGCCAATTTTCTGAGCAGAATCCAGGAAGCCGAAGAAGAACGGAAGAAGCGG gaagcagagctggaggtggagaagcagcagcagcttgctcTCCTCcaggaactggaggagcaaaaagcggagctggagcagatGCTGCAGGAGGCTCAGAGGGAGAGGGAGCAGCTGAGAGCTGCTGcccagcaggaggcgctgctCCTCCAACCACAGGTTCCTGTCCAGGACCGCTCCCCGATCAGCTTAACCTCTGAGGAAGAA GCTGTGGCTCCTGCAGAGGAAGGCGTGTCCACCAGGAGGCTCAGACAGTACCAGCAGCGCCTGCTGGAGCAGAACAG GATTCACCAGAGATCCGTGGAAGTGGCCCGGCAGCGGCTGGAGGAATACCAGCGAGCTCTCCGGATCCGCCACAACCTGACCGCCACCGCCTTGTTGAGGCCTCCCGTTCATCCTGCGTTCCTCGCTCCCCCGTCTGAAAGTCACCCAGCGACACCCTCGGTGCCTTCAGGCGtgtcacttcctgctttcaGCAGCAGCGCCGGCTCCAGCGTACCGTCCATTACGAACCGGTTCAACTCACTGAGACCAGACGCTGCTTCGCTCGCCGACAGCCAGAG GATAATGGAGCGAGTAGCGAAGCTCCTGCCGGACAGACCAAGAGCTTCGCCGGTCGCTGCAGGGCCGTACGAACCCGACGCCGCACACGGATCAGCCAGCTCCTCGGCCACCTTTGACCCGATGACCCTGACCTCCAGAGAGGCGGACCGCAGGAGACGGGTCTGCCTGCAGGAGGCCCAGAGACGGGTGGTGGAGCAGAGGGCGGCGCTGATGCTACAGAAGGAGCAGCAAGAGGAGGAGAGGCTCAGAgcggaggaggagctgcagcacatGAGGAGGCAGAAGGAGGCGCTGCAGGCTCTGATCGACGCCGATAGACGA AGCGGTTCCGATTCTCCCAGTGAAGCTTCGGACCCACAGGAGGCCGAGCGGAAACGGCTGCAGCTGCTGGCAACTCTGCTGAGAGCCATCGAAGAGTCGAATGGAGGAAGTCTGTCCCACTTAGAGGAGCCGGAGGACGGAGACGACTCCCTTCAGCCCGATCTTAGAGGAAGAG CTCCTCTGGTTCCGAGCGTCGTTCCTCCAGAACCTTCTGGACTCCTCCATCCTCCACGGAATCAGAAGCCTCCAGTGACGCGGGTCAAACTGGGTTTCAAGTGGATGATTCCTCAACAACATGAGCTCAGCGCCATCCAAGAGGTGGAGACTCCGGTCAACATGAGTCGGGTTACAG GCTGTAGACCCAATTCTGCTGAACTGCGGCTTGTCTTTTCTGGTCCAGAAGACGACGATCCTTCACACCCGCAGGAAGGTTCAGGATTTTTCTCCACAGCTGACAGGACTGCGCTGTCTGTGTCTGTCTCCAGCTGTAGACCCGATTCTGCTGGGAGACGGGTCGCCTTTTTAGGCCCAGAAGATGACATTCCTTCAATCCCAGCAGACTACAACCTGCGGTGTCGTTCTGCCAAGAGACGGGTCGTCTTTTCAGACACTGAAGGCGACATGCGTGCCCGCTCAGCAGACGgtaacctgcaggattcagtaCATGACACAAGACAGTCTGGGTCTGTCTCCAGCTGTAGAAAAGACTCTGCTGGGAGACGGGTTGTCTTTTCAGGTCCAGAAGACGATGTCCCTTCACGCCTATCAGACGTTAACCTGCAGGATTCTTCTGCCAAGACACGGGTCGTTTCTTCAGGCCCAGAAAATGACTTTCCTTTATGGCCTGCAGACTCCAGTCTGCAGGGTGATTCTGTATCTTTATCCACGTCTGACAGGACTGCGCAGTCTCTGTCTGTGTCCAGCTTTAGAGCGGATTCTGCTGGGAGACGGGTCGTCTTTTCAGGTCCAGAAGATGCCGTTCCTTCACTCCCAGCAGAAGTTAACCTGCAGGATGGTTCTGTTGAGAGCCGGGTCGGGTCGGAGACCTCCTGCCGTCTTCCCTGGAGGGAGCGACTGCTGTCTGGAGCAGCAACGACTCCAGAGTCGTCTGATTCCG ATTCAGCCATGAAAGCGACGTCACCGCCTTGTTCTGATTCTGGAAGAGGAGCCGACTCGCCCGGTCCTGCAGCTCTGAGCTCCAGATTCCCCTCAGAG GCTCTCTGCAGGTTCGCCGGTTCCGACTGCCTCTCCTCCACCACCATCTCCAGCGGCAGCTACGTCTCCACCGACCCGGAACAAAATGTCG ACGACCCTCGGCTCTTCAACCCAACTGGACCGGGTTCTGGTGGCGTTTCCTGTGCAGGTTTTCGGGACTCGTCCGTCCCCGCCGGTCTGCCTGTAGACTCGGTGTTTAACGACAGCGTCATCCAGCGCATCATCGATAAATACACCAGAGAGCTCGACGTCTCGCTCAGCGCCGCAGGAACAACTACAG ACAGCGACGCTCTGGAGGAGTCCGGCTCTTCGCTCTCTCAGCCATCCAGGACGGAGGATGAGACCTCGGCTCGTCGTCGGGACGTCCGGCGCCACCCGACGGCCGGTCAGGACCCCAACCCG gAGCAGACGACCCCAGGTCATCCCGCCCTGGAGCGTTTCTGTCCCGTCGACCCGGACCAGAACCCGTCCTGCTTGGCTCCAGAGAGGCTTTCGGTTTTGGAGCGGTTGGTCGGCCAGCCATCGGCTCACTCCTCCATGATCGGTGCCAGGCCCGGTCCGCCGGATCGGAGCGGCTGGGACTCCACTCTGAGCCGGATGATCGGCCGCCTGTCCCAACAGTCCGACTCTCCGGGTCCGGGTTTCTGCGCTGGTCATGACACGTCGGAACGGTCCTGGTCGGATGAGCTACCGGAGGAGATCCGGATGAGGGTTCTGGTTGGAGAGCTGCAGGTCTCTGCCGATCAGCACAGTGAAAGCTCCG GTGAACGAAGTTCTGCAGCTGAGTCCAGAGAACCATCAGGACTGCAGCGTTGCCTGGCTGGGAGTCCGCCCGCCTCGAACCCGGTGCTGCAGAACCGAGCCGGCCTGGAGGACCTGGACCCGCACGGCGCCGACG ATTCGTTTCACCTGCTGCAACCAGAAATCACCCACAACGAAACcgctgagccctctgtgacctTTCAGCTTCCTGACCTCAACACCTCTGACGATCCATCGCTGGAGCAGCTGAGAGTGGAGGAGCCGCACGGCCGCAGAGAAGTTCAGGAGTCCTTCTCCCGGCTCGTCATCTCCGAGTGCGTCCAGCAGGACTCTGTCCTGATGTCGTCCCCTGCCCTGAGGACGCTGCCACACGTGTCCCGCGCCCCGGGGACGCCGCCACACGTGTCTCCCGCCCCAAGGACGCCACCCTGCGTGTCTCCCGCCCCGGGGACGCCGCCCCGCGTCTCCCCCGCCCCGGGGACGCCGCCCCGCGTCTCCCCCGCCCCTAGGACGCCGCCCTGTGGGTTCAGGGAAGCGTCCGCTCTCGGCTCGTCGGAGACAAAATCCTCCAGAGTTTCCGTCCCAGTCTGTGAACGTCAGGAGGTTTTCTCCACCTCAGAAATCACACCG GAGTCAGACGAGGAGAGGGGCATCCTGGAGCAGTCTCAGATCACGTTGGTGAGTCTGACGGACACGACGCTCCAGGACGCGGTCGCCACGGACGACGAGGGACTGCAGGACGGCGACGGTGCAGACAGCATCACAGATGGACAGGAAACCATGGAAACGGAGCCAACAGAG GGGGCTGAATCCACGTTGGCTCATCAGACGCCATCAG CGTCCCTCCTGGTGTCCCTCTGGAGTCCCGGCAGGAACCTTCAGGACGTCTTCCAGCAGCGGCGCCGGGTTCTCATGCAGCGGTCTGACCGCCGCGTTCAGGAGATCAAAGCCAAGCGGGCTGCCGCCAGGAATGGACCTGGTCGGGTTCTGGTCGAAGGACGGGACCCGGGTAGAGCCGCGGTCCAGACCGTCCCCAGGAAGGAGACGGCAGAGGACAGGAAGAGAGCGGAGAGGAAGCTCCGCCCACCTCCACCAG GTCGCCGCTCCAGTCCTCAGATCGGAACCGACGTTCGGATCAGCGATCCGGATCAGAGGAAGCGGAACCTGTCAGAGATGCACCAGCGGACCCAGAG gctgtacgagcagctggaggaggtgAAGCAGCAGCGAGCGGCCCGCAGCCGGCAGGAGGACTGGGCCAGGAACCGGCTGAGGGCCAAGGAGTTCCACAGGGTAGGAGCGTTTCCGCCTCCGGGTTCTTGCAGCAGAACCGCAGCTCACTCTGATTTCCCTTCACAGAAAACGCTGCAGAAGCTCCGAGCCAAGCAGACGCCaacgttttaa